A segment of the Candidatus Ryanbacteria bacterium CG10_big_fil_rev_8_21_14_0_10_43_42 genome:
TTGGTGTGTCGGGATACTTTTCTTCCAGTATCGTCTTGATGTCCTGAAGAAGTTGGGACTGGCAGTTTGAGTTGTTATCGTCGTATTGAGAAAATTTTTCCGGCGGCATAATGAAAATGACATCAATGTCTCGGGCGGGGCGAATGTGGGTTCGCTTACCATAGGAGCCGATGAGAAATCGTGTACCACCATCGTATTTGGTGTCAGGGTAGTAGTATGAGTGGAGCTTTCCGCACACGCCGTCATACTTCCGCTTCGCGTCCTCACGTTGGGCTTGCGTCAGTCTTATGTTTTCGTAAAACTTCTCAAATTGTTCTTGGATAGCCATAATTTGGTGCGATGGTTATGTGGATAAGTCGTACTTGTTTAGGTTATGTTTAGGTAGTATACTAAACTCATGAAGCAAGAGTCAAGCACCAAGACAGACAAACCAACCAAGCGAGAAGCGGAAGTGCTCCACTTTGTGAGAGAATACCGCCGCGAGAATGGTTACTCACCCTCAATGGTGGAGATAGCCGAGCATTTTAAGATATCTGTTCCAACGGTACACCAACACATATATTCACTTCGCAATAAAAATCTGCTTCTGGTAGACAAGGGTAAAAAACGCTCAATCGTTACTCCACAAGATTACAAATCACAGCTTGTGGATATTCCGCTTCTCGGCATTATATCTGCCGGTGGTCCGATTGAAGCGATAAGAGACGAGGAGATGATCGGCGTACCGCGTTCAATGCTCCCAACGCCATCCCAACACTATGCACTCAAGGTTTCCGGTGTGAGTATGATTGAGGAAGGAATTATGGATGGCGATATCGTTATTGTTCACGACCAGCAAACGGTGGATGATGGCGAGAAGGCAGTAGCATATATGCCGGATCGAAACGAGGTTACGCTTAAAAAAATTTATAGAGAAAAAAATCGGATCAAACTTGTCCCTGCTAAT
Coding sequences within it:
- the lexA gene encoding repressor LexA, with amino-acid sequence MKQESSTKTDKPTKREAEVLHFVREYRRENGYSPSMVEIAEHFKISVPTVHQHIYSLRNKNLLLVDKGKKRSIVTPQDYKSQLVDIPLLGIISAGGPIEAIRDEEMIGVPRSMLPTPSQHYALKVSGVSMIEEGIMDGDIVIVHDQQTVDDGEKAVAYMPDRNEVTLKKIYREKNRIKLVPANKTMSPFYETNVQIQGKVVGVLRKEI